In Halobacteriovorax sp. DA5, a genomic segment contains:
- a CDS encoding alpha/beta hydrolase: protein MDTSIYIREYHSGNEEAKTLILFHDIGGGHYTYDSLIPLLVEEGVNVVCFDYIGHGLSSGTRGHFESINHVKNFLNELYQHSKLAQGEEIYTLAVNQGALISLFYSTLFDNVKGNIFLNPKIRTEYNKNLKNELISKIPWQPNFLSRSHIKLSKQSNDLTANNFVTKKTLVVLNQILKKVQLNVYFMQCRNLIFSSNKDSIIFETIMSEFREEVEIPEFNSVKTIKKQDIIFKETYNWIHEN, encoded by the coding sequence ATGGATACTTCGATCTATATTCGTGAGTATCATTCAGGTAATGAGGAAGCAAAAACCCTCATTCTTTTTCATGATATTGGCGGAGGCCACTATACTTACGATAGTTTAATTCCCTTGCTTGTGGAAGAAGGGGTGAATGTTGTTTGTTTTGATTATATTGGCCATGGCCTAAGTTCTGGCACACGTGGACACTTTGAAAGTATTAATCACGTTAAGAATTTTTTAAATGAACTATATCAACATAGTAAACTTGCGCAAGGTGAGGAGATTTATACTCTGGCCGTTAATCAAGGTGCATTGATCTCTCTTTTTTATTCCACGCTATTTGATAATGTAAAAGGTAATATATTCTTAAATCCTAAAATTAGAACTGAATATAATAAGAACTTAAAAAATGAATTAATATCTAAAATACCATGGCAACCAAATTTCTTGTCACGCTCTCATATTAAGCTATCAAAGCAAAGCAATGACTTAACAGCCAATAACTTTGTAACAAAGAAGACTCTAGTTGTTCTTAACCAAATCTTGAAAAAAGTTCAATTGAACGTCTATTTCATGCAATGTCGAAACTTAATCTTTAGTAGTAATAAAGACAGTATTATCTTTGAGACAATTATGAGTGAATTTAGAGAAGAGGTCGAAATCCCTGAGTTTAATTCTGTAAAGACCATAAAAAAACAAGACATTATTTTCAAAGAAACTTATAATTGGATACATGAAAACTAA
- a CDS encoding serine/threonine-protein kinase — MSEEKKFDRFGRYLILDHLVDGGMAKICRARFLGEQADKIVAIKMVQPQFSSDEAFQTMFMDEIKTTFGLLHPNIVQTYDYGFHNGQLFVAMEYCDGRNLKQYIDKLKEHNYVFPVEISAFITIQAAQGLHYAHTFTDKLTGKPANIIHRDISPHNIMLTFDGSVKVIDFGIAKSETNSEATQAGTIKGKLSYLAPEYLDGLDLDPRYDLFATAITLWEMLCSRKLFKASNDLAVLKKIQECKIPVPSSINPMVPKELDKIILKALHKDRNKRYQSLEEFARALNKFLYSTYPDFNSSDLSYFAKELFKDEIKVDRERMYEFGQIELGPYIKDYKNETEGKPYSSDDSVDATQPSVAKKRKEKEALFELDIDEQTDIQVEGSLPKLDMASKSSKTKINKIDIRSNKTSASTKIKRIKKKKKVEAKKKNYFIHVASVAAIAAGVYFAKDHIPFLKNSSTTPTEVATTVEPKAKTKREPTSNQRGTITLKNFSRNKDKLYINGSEQSVDVLNRIKVNANELLTVRVEKTGREHFIVQDISIQDGESRNIQVESMPKAYFGYLQTSSACLKGTISFELFGEQREERLPIRFVPGIPFATGISPQGDSVPKEYEVIIKDAKSSVPHKVSFEIQNSKVVDLCKLL, encoded by the coding sequence ATGAGTGAAGAAAAGAAATTTGATAGATTTGGTCGATACCTTATTCTAGATCACCTAGTTGATGGTGGTATGGCCAAAATTTGTCGAGCTCGCTTTCTGGGGGAGCAAGCCGATAAAATTGTAGCAATCAAAATGGTTCAGCCACAATTTTCATCTGACGAAGCATTTCAAACTATGTTCATGGATGAGATTAAGACGACATTTGGATTATTACATCCAAATATCGTTCAGACCTATGACTATGGTTTTCATAATGGTCAGCTTTTTGTTGCGATGGAATATTGTGATGGTAGAAACTTAAAGCAATATATCGATAAACTTAAAGAACATAACTATGTCTTTCCTGTTGAAATCTCAGCTTTTATTACGATTCAAGCAGCCCAAGGCCTTCACTACGCTCACACATTCACTGATAAACTAACAGGGAAACCTGCAAATATTATTCACCGTGATATTTCACCTCATAATATCATGTTAACTTTTGATGGCTCAGTAAAGGTAATCGACTTTGGTATTGCAAAGTCTGAAACTAACTCTGAAGCGACTCAGGCGGGAACTATTAAAGGTAAGTTATCATACCTTGCTCCTGAATACTTAGATGGTTTAGATCTTGATCCACGTTACGATCTATTTGCTACAGCAATTACATTATGGGAAATGCTATGTTCTAGAAAGCTTTTCAAAGCTTCAAATGATCTAGCGGTATTAAAGAAGATTCAAGAATGTAAAATTCCTGTACCTTCATCAATTAACCCAATGGTTCCAAAAGAACTTGATAAGATTATTTTAAAGGCCCTTCATAAAGATCGTAACAAGCGTTACCAATCTCTTGAAGAGTTTGCTCGAGCTTTAAATAAGTTCTTATACTCAACTTATCCAGACTTCAACTCTTCAGATCTTTCATACTTTGCTAAAGAGTTATTCAAAGATGAGATTAAAGTTGACCGTGAAAGAATGTATGAATTTGGTCAGATTGAGCTTGGCCCATATATTAAAGATTATAAAAATGAAACAGAAGGTAAGCCTTATAGTAGTGATGATAGTGTTGATGCAACTCAACCATCTGTAGCTAAGAAGAGAAAAGAAAAAGAGGCACTTTTTGAACTTGATATTGATGAACAAACAGATATTCAAGTAGAAGGTTCATTACCTAAACTTGATATGGCCTCAAAGTCATCAAAAACAAAAATTAATAAGATTGATATTCGCTCTAATAAGACTAGTGCTAGTACTAAGATCAAGCGAATTAAGAAAAAGAAGAAAGTTGAAGCAAAGAAAAAGAACTACTTCATTCATGTTGCCTCTGTGGCAGCAATTGCTGCTGGAGTTTACTTTGCTAAGGATCATATTCCTTTCTTGAAAAATTCATCAACAACTCCAACTGAGGTTGCAACGACAGTAGAGCCAAAGGCTAAAACAAAGCGTGAGCCTACAAGTAACCAGCGTGGAACGATAACGCTTAAGAACTTCAGTCGAAATAAAGATAAACTTTATATCAATGGATCTGAACAAAGTGTTGATGTTTTAAATCGTATAAAAGTAAATGCAAATGAACTATTAACTGTTCGTGTAGAGAAGACAGGGCGTGAGCACTTCATTGTCCAAGATATTTCAATTCAGGATGGAGAGTCTCGTAATATTCAAGTTGAATCGATGCCAAAAGCATACTTTGGATATCTGCAAACAAGTTCTGCTTGTTTAAAGGGAACGATCAGTTTTGAACTTTTTGGAGAGCAAAGAGAAGAGAGATTACCTATCCGCTTTGTTCCAGGGATTCCATTTGCAACTGGAATAAGTCCACAAGGTGATAGTGTTCCAAAGGAATATGAAGTCATTATTAAGGATGCAAAGAGCTCTGTACCACATAAGGTAAGTTTCGAAATTCAAAATTCCAAGGTCGTCGATCTTTGTAAATTATTATAA
- a CDS encoding YihY/virulence factor BrkB family protein translates to MNAVRFDPDKIEKDFLEFCKTFVLRLIASIFLFKKRKGEVLAGATTFFTILSFGPAIMILISIIGAYLGDSDTAKEHIISMIFSNFPQIDTSVLNAIKHLVEEQVKGSFVDWHQLGLWFFACLGISTSFIFGINTLSKVDIDGGMIQDDLRSAIFGVVLALFFLIVSFLMEKNVIVGLLSNVTKHSNELYYLIELLLLPFTITIFALVYKVSAQIKVSYKDALCGACVFVMCFFIGKSTYWVYLKYFKDDLVSDYGSFYNLLVAMIWVYYIICSFYLGACYTYVPKIKIFDGKKRGKR, encoded by the coding sequence ATGAACGCCGTTAGGTTCGATCCTGACAAAATTGAAAAAGACTTTCTTGAATTTTGTAAGACATTTGTACTTCGCTTAATTGCCTCAATTTTTTTATTTAAAAAGAGAAAGGGAGAAGTACTGGCCGGTGCAACAACTTTCTTTACGATCTTAAGTTTTGGCCCGGCGATCATGATTCTTATCTCAATTATTGGTGCTTATCTAGGTGATAGTGATACGGCAAAAGAACATATCATTTCAATGATCTTTTCAAATTTTCCACAGATTGATACTTCTGTCTTAAATGCTATTAAGCATCTAGTAGAAGAGCAGGTAAAGGGCTCATTTGTGGACTGGCATCAGCTTGGTCTTTGGTTCTTTGCTTGTTTAGGTATTAGTACTTCATTTATTTTTGGAATTAATACTCTTTCAAAAGTGGATATTGACGGGGGAATGATTCAAGATGATCTAAGATCTGCTATTTTTGGTGTTGTCTTAGCTCTCTTTTTTCTAATCGTTTCATTTTTGATGGAAAAGAATGTGATTGTTGGTTTGTTATCAAATGTAACAAAACACTCAAATGAGCTTTATTATCTTATTGAATTACTCTTGTTACCATTTACAATTACAATCTTTGCTCTTGTATATAAAGTCTCAGCACAAATCAAGGTTAGCTATAAAGATGCGCTCTGTGGTGCTTGCGTATTTGTTATGTGCTTCTTCATCGGCAAATCGACTTATTGGGTTTATCTTAAGTATTTTAAAGATGATTTAGTTAGTGACTACGGAAGTTTTTATAACCTACTCGTAGCAATGATTTGGGTTTATTATATTATATGTTCCTTCTATTTAGGGGCCTGTTATACTTATGTGCCTAAGATTAAGATTTTCGATGGCAAGAAAAGAGGTAAGCGTTGA
- a CDS encoding class II glutamine amidotransferase — MCRLFGFRSVILSQVHQSLVQADNALEVQSREHPHGWGVAYYVRNSPHIIKSTCAALEDKIFKKVSGVVSSQTVLGHIRKATIGETNILNTHPFQYGHWTFAHNGNIKNFDECRDKILSHIPEYFQKFILGTTDSEVLFYFLLSKISKEINLSEEEIDIEFVTNIINSAIDELIEIIGELNFDPKAPPTDNFISFILTNGNLMLAFNGGKKLYYSTYKNKCLDRDTCSSFSPECEAPTKTSFVNHLIFSSEPLSGDNIWIDLKPMEIMGVDFKMRLFNKSLR; from the coding sequence ATGTGTCGATTATTTGGATTTAGATCAGTTATATTAAGTCAAGTTCACCAAAGCCTTGTTCAGGCTGACAATGCCCTTGAGGTACAAAGTCGAGAACACCCACATGGTTGGGGCGTTGCCTACTATGTAAGAAACTCACCGCATATTATCAAATCTACTTGTGCTGCACTAGAAGATAAGATTTTCAAAAAGGTTTCTGGTGTAGTTTCATCACAAACCGTACTTGGACATATTCGAAAGGCCACCATTGGAGAGACTAATATTCTTAACACTCACCCATTTCAATATGGGCATTGGACCTTCGCACACAATGGAAATATTAAAAATTTTGATGAGTGTCGTGACAAGATTCTTTCACATATCCCAGAGTATTTTCAAAAATTTATTTTAGGGACAACTGACAGTGAGGTTCTCTTCTACTTTCTCCTTTCAAAGATCTCAAAAGAGATCAACTTAAGTGAAGAAGAAATTGATATCGAATTTGTCACAAATATTATCAACAGTGCAATTGATGAGCTTATTGAAATTATTGGCGAATTGAACTTTGATCCAAAAGCTCCACCAACAGATAACTTCATTTCATTTATCTTAACAAATGGAAACCTTATGCTTGCCTTTAATGGTGGTAAAAAGCTTTACTATTCTACATATAAGAACAAATGTCTCGATCGAGATACCTGCAGTAGTTTTTCCCCAGAATGTGAGGCACCAACTAAGACAAGTTTTGTAAACCATCTAATCTTTTCAAGTGAGCCACTATCTGGTGACAATATTTGGATTGATCTTAAGCCTATGGAAATTATGGGTGTAGATTTTAAAATGAGATTATTTAACAAAAGCCTTAGATAG
- a CDS encoding TetR/AcrR family transcriptional regulator translates to MSKTTRDLILATASRLFADRGYDNTSIRDIAKEADANVSAINYHFKSKAGLYAEVLNENVLRMRDKLDEIKGQISSTEDLAIEIYKYFMDESNTFFNSMKLFLMNTLPLDEAIMPPTCLEEPMGPPGTHVLMELIQKEINYSGDEEKLIWAARNIMHNIIIISLVAQSSFIKLMKEKVCNFSEEEKIESIKRNVRSTLNFIR, encoded by the coding sequence CGGCTTTTTGCCGACCGCGGTTATGATAATACTTCAATTCGTGACATTGCAAAGGAAGCAGATGCGAATGTTTCTGCAATAAATTACCACTTTAAATCAAAAGCTGGACTTTATGCAGAAGTATTAAATGAAAACGTTTTACGTATGCGTGATAAGCTAGACGAGATCAAAGGACAGATTTCTTCAACTGAAGACCTGGCCATTGAAATCTACAAATACTTCATGGATGAAAGTAATACTTTCTTTAATTCCATGAAACTCTTTCTTATGAATACACTTCCACTGGATGAAGCAATTATGCCTCCAACATGCCTAGAGGAACCAATGGGGCCTCCTGGGACACATGTTTTAATGGAACTGATTCAGAAAGAAATTAATTATTCTGGTGATGAAGAAAAGCTCATCTGGGCCGCTAGAAATATCATGCATAATATCATCATTATTTCTCTTGTTGCCCAGTCTTCTTTTATCAAACTCATGAAAGAAAAGGTCTGCAATTTCTCTGAAGAGGAAAAAATTGAGTCTATTAAAAGAAATGTTCGTTCAACTTTAAATTTTATTAGATAA